One genomic segment of Hordeum vulgare subsp. vulgare chromosome 2H, MorexV3_pseudomolecules_assembly, whole genome shotgun sequence includes these proteins:
- the LOC123430472 gene encoding uncharacterized protein LOC123430472, which yields MGLSVIAPPAGDSASPAHRRARRAFLVSNYMILGAASGCGFLTLSLRLVPSVNGFLLILLHALTVAAAVAGCAVIAAPDPPRGRVYTAHMSGTVVVSILQGAAAVLAFSRTSEFLVDGLRSYVREEDGAVILRMIGGLGIAIFCLEWVALALAFVLRYYAYVDRECGGNPMRRSAKVGGEDGAGNWPWPFQV from the coding sequence ATGGGCCTCTCGGTGATCGCGCCGCCGGCGGGCGACTCGGCGTCCCCGGCGCACCGCCGCGCGCGCCGCGCCTTCCTTGTCTCCAACTACATGATCCTCGGCGCGGCGTCCGGGTGCGGCTTCCTCACGCTCTCGCTCCGCCTCGTGCCCTCCGTCAACGGCTTCCTCCTCATCCTGCTCCACGCGCTCACCGTGGCGGCCGCCGTGGCCGGCTGCGCCGTCATCGCGGCGCCCGACCCGCCGCGGGGCCGCGTCTACACCGCCCACATGTCCGGCACCGTCGTCGTGTCCATCCTGCAGGGCGCCGCCGCCGTGCTCGCCTTCTCCCGCACCTCCGAGTTCCTCGTCGACGGGCTCAGGTCCTACGtccgcgaggaggacggcgccgtCATCCTGCGCATGATCGGGGGCCTCGGCATCGCCATCTTCTGCCTCGAGTGGGTCGCCCTCGCGCTCGCCTTCGTCCTCAGGTACTACGCCTACGTCGACAGGGAGTGCGGCGGCAACCCCATGCGCCGCAGCGCCAAGGTCGGCGGCGAGGACGGCGCCGGCAACTGGCCCTGGCCATTCCAGGTCTGA